One stretch of Caloenas nicobarica isolate bCalNic1 chromosome 4, bCalNic1.hap1, whole genome shotgun sequence DNA includes these proteins:
- the CLRN2 gene encoding clarin-2: MPGCFKKTLFALASLISFASFILIAVAMGTPRWMTGKILCKTGADLVNATDPELVKFIGEIYYGLFRGGKIRQCGLGGRRSKFTIFPHMVKKLNTGLHVMIIMFLCVAIFFSLVSFGFCILNAIKVPYRAIKGPAGVCLWNFLAGGFIALAVTSFMAAVKLHHLTERIANFRENVFQFVILEERFEDCFWLCVASATTHAVNLLLIAISGINFPKIKTKTEEANVTAEDIMY; encoded by the exons ATGCCTGGctgttttaaaaagactttATTTGCCTTGGCTTCTCTAATAAGTTTTGCATCTTTTATCTTGATTGCTGTTGCAATGGGGACCCCAAGGTGGATGACTGGAAAGATCCTTTGCAAAACAGGAGCTGATTTGGTCAATGCCACAGATCCAGAACTGGTCAAGTTCATTGGAGAAATTTACTACGGACTCTTTCGGGGTGGCAAAATCCGTCAGTGTGGGTTGGGCGGGAGGCGTTCCAAATTCACAA ttTTCCCCCACATGGTGAAAAAGCTGAATACAGGCCTGCACGTGATGATTATAATGTTCCTCTGTGTggccattttcttttctctggtCAGTTTTGGATTCTGCATACTTAATGCAATAAAAGTTCCTTACCGGGCTATTAAAGGTCCAGCAGGAGTATGCCTTTGGAACTTCCTTGCAG GTGGATTTATAGCACTTGCAGTCACCAGCTTTATGGCTGCTGTGAAACTTCATCACCTCACAGAAAGAATTGCCAATTTTCGGGAAAATGTCTTTCAGTTTGTTATCCTAGAAGAACGGTTTGAAGACTGTTTTTGGCTGTGTGTGGCAAGTGCCACAACACATGCAGTAAATTTGCTGCTAATAGCCATTAGTGGGATTAATTTCCCTAAAATTAAGACTAAAACAGAAGAAGCAAACGTTACAGCAGAAGATATCATGTACTAA